One window from the genome of Planifilum fulgidum encodes:
- the secA gene encoding preprotein translocase subunit SecA, protein MFRAIRQLLDSNERQLKKCYKIADQIEALEPSVAALSDAELRGKTEEFKHRLEKGETLDDLLPEAYAVVREAAKRVLGMRHFYVQLVGGIVLHNGDIAEMKTGEGKTLVATLPAYLNALTGKGVHVVTVNDYLARRDREWMGQVFEFLGMTVGLNESGMTPEEKRAAYRADITFGTNNEFGFDYLRDNMVLYPEQIVQRELHFAIVDEVDSILIDEARTPLIISGQANKATDLYYKADQLVRRLKPGDDYTIDEKTRTVTLTESGVDKAESFLGVDNLYDVRNITVNHHVQQALKAHVLMKRDRDYVVNEDGVVIVDEFTGRLMHGRRYSDGLHQAIEAKEGLQVQRESMTLATITLQNYFRLYKKLAGMTGTAKTEEEEFRKIYGMNVVQIPTHKPMIRKDLPDVLFRTEEAKFRAVVEEVIRRHAKGQPVLVGTVSIEKSEKLSRMLKKRGIPHQVLNAKNHAKEAEIIAQAGQRGAVTIATNMAGRGTDIVLGEGVAELGGLHVIGTERHESRRIDNQLRGRSGRQGDPGSSQFFLSLEDDLMRRFAPDRFREWMNEKMEDDMPIESTVFSRAVESAQKKVEGINFDARRWVLQYDDVLNQQREIIYKQRRQVLFSDNLKYIVLDMAKELIRRVVEVHAPEKDLPEEWNLEPILDFAEATLFPEGTVTIEDLEECEEPKEIVDKLFKATLHHYEMREKEIGFDRMQEFSKVVILRTVDRKWMDHIDAMDQLRQGIHLRAYGQTNPLREYQFEGFEMFEQMVHEIQEEVVKYVMKASVGENLEREEVAVNKRASAGGSPHSREEAPKRQPVRREKVGRNQPCPCGSGKKYKHCCARTVRTG, encoded by the coding sequence GTGTTCAGAGCGATTCGGCAATTGCTCGACTCCAACGAACGGCAGCTGAAAAAATGCTATAAGATCGCTGACCAGATCGAAGCGTTGGAACCGTCGGTGGCGGCCCTGTCCGACGCCGAGTTGAGGGGAAAGACGGAGGAATTCAAGCATCGCCTCGAGAAGGGGGAAACCCTGGACGACCTGCTGCCCGAAGCCTACGCCGTCGTTCGGGAGGCGGCCAAACGGGTGTTGGGCATGCGCCACTTTTATGTCCAGCTGGTCGGCGGAATCGTGCTTCACAACGGGGATATCGCCGAGATGAAGACCGGAGAGGGGAAAACCCTGGTCGCCACCCTTCCCGCCTACTTGAACGCTTTGACCGGAAAAGGGGTTCACGTGGTGACGGTCAACGACTATCTGGCCCGCCGCGACCGGGAATGGATGGGCCAAGTGTTCGAATTTCTCGGCATGACCGTCGGTCTGAACGAAAGCGGGATGACGCCGGAGGAAAAACGGGCGGCCTACCGGGCGGACATCACCTTCGGCACGAACAACGAGTTCGGCTTTGACTACCTCCGGGACAACATGGTTCTCTATCCGGAGCAAATCGTCCAGAGGGAGCTCCATTTCGCCATCGTGGATGAAGTGGACAGCATCCTGATCGACGAAGCCCGGACGCCCCTGATCATCAGCGGGCAGGCCAACAAGGCGACGGACCTTTACTACAAGGCGGATCAGTTGGTTCGCCGGCTGAAGCCCGGGGACGACTACACCATCGACGAGAAGACGCGGACCGTCACCCTGACCGAGTCGGGCGTCGACAAGGCGGAATCCTTCCTCGGCGTTGACAATTTGTATGATGTCCGGAACATCACCGTCAACCACCACGTCCAGCAGGCGCTGAAGGCCCATGTGCTGATGAAGAGGGACCGGGATTACGTGGTGAACGAGGACGGGGTGGTGATCGTCGACGAGTTCACCGGGCGCTTGATGCACGGCCGCAGGTACAGCGACGGACTGCACCAGGCGATCGAGGCGAAGGAAGGGCTGCAGGTGCAGCGGGAGAGCATGACGCTGGCCACGATCACCCTGCAGAATTACTTCCGGCTCTATAAAAAGCTGGCGGGCATGACCGGCACCGCCAAGACGGAGGAAGAGGAGTTCCGCAAGATCTACGGCATGAACGTGGTGCAGATTCCCACCCACAAGCCGATGATCCGGAAAGATCTCCCCGACGTCCTGTTCCGCACCGAAGAGGCCAAGTTCCGGGCGGTGGTGGAGGAGGTCATCCGGCGGCACGCCAAGGGGCAGCCCGTGCTGGTCGGCACCGTCTCCATCGAGAAATCGGAAAAACTTTCCCGCATGCTGAAGAAGCGGGGCATCCCCCACCAGGTGCTCAATGCCAAGAACCACGCCAAAGAGGCGGAGATCATCGCGCAGGCCGGACAGCGGGGAGCGGTGACCATCGCCACCAACATGGCCGGTCGGGGGACCGACATCGTTCTGGGTGAAGGCGTGGCGGAACTGGGCGGCCTTCACGTGATCGGCACGGAACGGCACGAAAGCCGGAGGATCGACAACCAGCTGCGCGGCCGCTCCGGCCGGCAGGGAGATCCGGGATCCTCCCAGTTTTTCCTCTCCCTGGAGGATGACCTCATGCGCCGTTTCGCCCCGGACCGCTTCCGCGAGTGGATGAACGAGAAAATGGAAGATGACATGCCCATTGAAAGCACCGTGTTCAGCCGGGCGGTCGAAAGCGCCCAGAAAAAGGTGGAGGGGATCAACTTCGACGCCCGCCGCTGGGTGCTTCAATACGACGACGTGTTGAATCAGCAGCGGGAGATCATCTACAAGCAGCGGCGGCAGGTGCTGTTCAGCGACAACCTCAAATACATCGTGCTGGACATGGCCAAGGAACTGATCCGGCGGGTGGTGGAGGTCCACGCGCCCGAGAAGGATTTGCCGGAGGAATGGAACCTGGAGCCGATCCTCGATTTCGCGGAAGCCACCCTTTTCCCGGAAGGGACCGTCACAATCGAGGATCTGGAGGAATGTGAAGAGCCGAAGGAGATCGTCGACAAACTGTTCAAGGCGACGCTTCATCACTACGAGATGCGGGAGAAGGAGATCGGCTTCGACCGGATGCAGGAATTTTCCAAGGTGGTGATCCTGCGGACCGTCGACCGGAAATGGATGGACCACATCGATGCCATGGACCAGTTGCGCCAGGGCATCCATCTGCGCGCCTACGGTCAGACCAATCCCTTGCGGGAGTATCAGTTCGAGGGCTTTGAAATGTTCGAGCAGATGGTCCACGAAATCCAGGAAGAAGTGGTCAAATACGTGATGAAGGCCAGCGTCGGGGAGAACCTGGAGCGGGAAGAGGTGGCCGTCAACAAACGGGCCAGCGCCGGAGGTTCCCCCCACAGCCGGGAGGAGGCGCCGAAACGGCAGCCTGTCCGCCGGGAAAAAGTGGGTCGGAATCAACCCTGTCCCTGCGGCAGCGGCAAAAAGTACAAGCATTGTTGCGCCCGGACGGTTCGGACGGGTTGA
- the prfB gene encoding peptide chain release factor 2 (programmed frameshift): MELSELRHELTNTAKKLADIRGSLDVGKKKARVEELEQRMSTPGFWDNQSEAQKVIDEVKHLKEQVETMAKLEESQEELELMLELIAEEQDESLLPELKEGIQSLKEKLNEFELNLLLNEPYDKNNAILELHPGAGGTESQDWASMLLRMYTRWAERKGFKVETLDYLPGEEAGLKSVTLLIKGHNAYGYLKAEKGVHRLVRISPFDSSGRRHTSFVSANVMPEVDDDVEVEIKAEDLKIDTYRSSGAGGQHVNTTDSAVRITHLPTGIVVTCQSERSQIQNRERAMKILKARLHERMMEERKKELAELQGEQTEIGWGNQIRSYVFHPYSMVKDHRTQVEVGNVQAVMDGEIDVFIDAYLRKRINAPKEKER, translated from the exons GTGGAACTGAGTGAACTGCGTCATGAATTGACCAATACAGCCAAGAAATTGGCGGACATCAGGGGGTCTCTT GACGTCGGCAAGAAAAAAGCCCGCGTTGAAGAGCTGGAACAGCGGATGAGCACCCCCGGCTTCTGGGATAACCAGTCGGAAGCCCAGAAGGTGATCGATGAAGTCAAACACCTGAAGGAACAAGTGGAGACCATGGCCAAGCTGGAGGAGTCTCAGGAGGAGCTGGAGCTGATGCTGGAGCTCATCGCCGAGGAGCAGGACGAGTCCCTCCTCCCCGAACTGAAGGAAGGCATCCAGTCCCTGAAGGAAAAACTGAATGAGTTCGAACTGAACCTGCTCCTCAATGAGCCCTATGACAAAAACAACGCCATTTTGGAACTCCACCCGGGGGCCGGCGGCACGGAATCCCAGGATTGGGCCTCCATGCTCCTCCGGATGTACACCCGCTGGGCGGAACGAAAGGGCTTCAAGGTGGAGACCCTGGATTACCTCCCGGGTGAAGAGGCGGGGTTGAAAAGCGTCACCCTGCTCATCAAGGGGCACAACGCCTACGGCTACCTCAAGGCGGAAAAGGGGGTTCACCGTCTGGTGCGCATATCCCCCTTCGATTCCTCGGGCCGCCGCCACACCTCCTTTGTGTCGGCCAACGTGATGCCGGAAGTGGATGACGATGTCGAGGTGGAGATCAAAGCGGAAGACCTGAAGATCGACACGTACCGTTCCAGCGGAGCCGGCGGACAACACGTCAACACCACCGATTCCGCCGTGCGGATCACGCATCTTCCCACGGGGATCGTCGTCACCTGCCAGTCGGAGCGTTCCCAGATCCAAAACCGGGAGCGGGCGATGAAGATCCTGAAGGCCCGCCTGCACGAACGGATGATGGAGGAGCGGAAAAAGGAATTGGCCGAACTGCAGGGGGAACAGACGGAGATCGGCTGGGGCAACCAGATCCGCTCTTACGTGTTCCACCCCTACAGCATGGTGAAGGACCACCGGACGCAGGTGGAAGTGGGGAACGTTCAGGCGGTCATGGACGGAGAAATCGACGTGTTCATCGACGCGTACCTCAGGAAGCGGATCAATGCGCCGAAGGAAAAGGAACGCTAA
- a CDS encoding enoyl-CoA hydratase-related protein, whose product MEWKNIAWEQGDGWAQITIQRPKVLNALNRETLEELEQAVGRAEEDETVRALIITGAGDKAFVAGADIGELRQIPSSWEGERLAARGQALFSRIEELDKPVIMAVNGYALGGGCELAMSGDILIASDKARFGQPEVNLGVIPGYGGTQRLARLVGKTTAKYLCLTGEMITAEEALRLGLVQKVVPHDQLLEEARKLAERLAQKAPIAMKYIKKAINQGTETDLQSGLRLEAAFFGLSFDTEDRIEGMDAFLEKRAPRFRGK is encoded by the coding sequence ATGGAGTGGAAAAACATCGCGTGGGAGCAGGGGGATGGCTGGGCCCAAATCACCATACAGCGCCCCAAGGTGTTGAACGCTCTGAACCGGGAGACCCTGGAGGAACTGGAACAGGCTGTCGGGCGGGCGGAGGAAGATGAAACGGTCCGCGCCCTGATCATCACCGGGGCCGGGGACAAGGCCTTTGTGGCCGGAGCCGATATCGGGGAATTGCGGCAGATTCCCTCCTCTTGGGAGGGTGAGCGGCTGGCCGCCCGGGGGCAGGCTCTCTTTTCGCGGATCGAGGAGCTCGACAAGCCCGTCATCATGGCGGTGAACGGTTATGCCCTCGGGGGAGGGTGTGAACTGGCGATGAGCGGGGACATATTGATCGCTTCCGATAAGGCCCGCTTCGGTCAGCCGGAAGTGAATCTGGGAGTGATCCCCGGCTACGGGGGCACGCAGCGCCTCGCGCGGCTGGTGGGGAAGACAACCGCCAAATACCTGTGCCTGACGGGGGAGATGATCACCGCCGAAGAGGCGCTCCGGCTGGGACTGGTGCAAAAGGTGGTTCCCCACGACCAGCTGCTGGAAGAGGCCCGCAAACTGGCGGAACGTTTGGCCCAAAAGGCCCCGATTGCCATGAAATACATCAAAAAAGCGATCAACCAGGGAACGGAAACGGATCTTCAGAGCGGTCTGCGCCTGGAAGCCGCTTTCTTTGGGCTCTCTTTCGACACCGAAGACCGCATCGAGGGGATGGATGCGTTCCTTGAGAAGCGGGCGCCCCGTTTCCGCGGCAAATAA